A part of Gemmatimonas groenlandica genomic DNA contains:
- a CDS encoding BON domain-containing protein → MRDRRTRSIEPQTEPQAAVAPMADVVVTPMGPSVPTHEELEARVLEAFRHDPVLEARAIDIGAVGAGTIELTGWVESTAEIAHALTLARGVPDVTAVVDHLAVHGPGSIQSHRTAQYETPRGR, encoded by the coding sequence ATGCGCGACCGCCGCACACGCTCCATCGAGCCTCAGACCGAGCCTCAGGCCGCCGTTGCTCCGATGGCCGACGTGGTCGTGACCCCCATGGGTCCATCGGTGCCGACCCACGAGGAGCTGGAGGCCCGGGTGCTCGAGGCATTCCGGCACGATCCGGTGCTCGAGGCGCGCGCCATCGATATCGGCGCCGTGGGCGCGGGCACCATCGAACTGACCGGGTGGGTCGAAAGCACCGCAGAGATCGCGCACGCGCTCACGCTGGCCCGCGGAGTTCCCGACGTCACTGCGGTGGTCGATCATCTGGCCGTACACGGGCCGGGATCGATCCAGAGCCACCGGACGGCGCAGTACGAAACGCCGCGCGGACGGTGA
- a CDS encoding valine--tRNA ligase codes for MTAPDTNPLPTTYDAAATESTWYARWTEHGVFTADAERAATREPFVIVIPPPNVTAVLHMGHGLNNTVQDVLIRWRRMAGDEALWLPGTDHAGIATQNVVEKQLAAQGQTRFDVGRGPFVDKVAEFVEHTGGEILNQLKAIGSSADWSRTAYTFSPALSKSVREAFVRLHEDGLVYKGHRVIHWCPRCGTSLSDEEAEFTDTTGKLYHLRYTLADDPTQSITVATTRPETMLGDVAVAVNPEDERYLAMIGKDVVLPINGVRVPIIADSYTDAAFGTGAVKITPAHDANDFEVGKRHGLAMPVIIDAEGIVREVDDAAGRVPAALAGLDRAEARTAIVKMLEAEGALVKVEPHAHAVRHCYRCDTVVEPRLSDQWFVRMRPLADKALDVLRGGQLRILPDRWEAVYVNWLEGIRDWNISRQIWWGHRVPVWYCDNPTCAQEPIVSRTDVTACPSCHGTVRQDEDVLDTWFSSWLWPFSTLGWPDETPDLKAFYPGDVLVTAPEILFFWVSRMVMSGCWFLDQTPFHTVYLHGTVRDMQHKKMSKSLGNGIDPLDVVKLYGADALRWTMTAGLGLGVDVMLDPNDLEKSFAPGRNFCTKLWNIGRFLLSRVGTEPLQSLSSIAPERLTAADQWILDRLDQAILDCDAALGPPRPANGHTWTEAERGRGLRLSEYAEAARRFVWNELADWYLEALKPRLYATEGEDREVARTVLAHAFDGALRLLQPVVPFITEALWQQLPNTPEGAFLAQAAWPVSRRADGAASVGAQAFEYTRDAVQAIRSVRSEYNVNPGAWVEAMLVAPAGIAELLDAQRDTIGSLARARVAMASENPGGASAQLLLRDGVELVVPLAGMVDLEKEKQRLQGELTQLETQLNALDGRLANEKFVAKAPPALVEAERAKAEEWRARCELMRTKLGTFGA; via the coding sequence ATGACTGCGCCCGATACGAATCCGCTGCCGACGACCTACGACGCCGCCGCCACTGAGTCCACCTGGTACGCCCGGTGGACCGAGCACGGTGTGTTCACTGCCGATGCCGAACGCGCCGCCACGCGCGAGCCGTTCGTGATCGTCATCCCGCCGCCCAATGTGACGGCGGTGCTGCACATGGGGCATGGCCTCAACAACACCGTGCAGGACGTGCTCATTCGCTGGCGCCGCATGGCCGGCGATGAAGCGCTCTGGCTCCCCGGCACCGACCACGCGGGCATCGCCACGCAGAACGTGGTGGAGAAGCAGCTCGCGGCGCAGGGACAGACGCGCTTTGACGTGGGCCGCGGGCCCTTCGTCGACAAAGTCGCCGAGTTCGTGGAACACACCGGCGGCGAGATCCTGAATCAGCTGAAGGCGATCGGATCGAGCGCCGACTGGTCGCGCACGGCCTACACGTTCTCCCCCGCCCTCTCGAAGTCGGTGCGTGAGGCGTTCGTGCGCCTGCACGAAGACGGCCTGGTGTACAAGGGCCATCGCGTGATCCACTGGTGCCCGCGCTGCGGCACCTCGCTGTCGGATGAAGAGGCGGAGTTCACCGACACGACGGGCAAGCTGTATCACCTCAGGTACACGCTCGCCGACGACCCGACGCAATCGATTACCGTGGCGACCACGCGCCCGGAAACGATGCTCGGCGACGTGGCCGTGGCCGTCAATCCCGAGGACGAACGTTATCTCGCGATGATCGGCAAGGACGTCGTGCTGCCGATCAACGGCGTGCGCGTTCCGATCATCGCCGACAGCTACACCGACGCCGCGTTCGGCACCGGTGCCGTGAAGATCACGCCCGCGCACGATGCGAACGACTTCGAGGTGGGCAAGCGCCACGGACTGGCGATGCCGGTCATCATCGATGCCGAGGGCATCGTGCGTGAAGTCGACGACGCGGCCGGACGTGTGCCTGCCGCGTTGGCGGGGCTTGATCGCGCAGAGGCGCGCACGGCCATCGTGAAGATGCTAGAGGCCGAAGGCGCGTTGGTGAAGGTCGAGCCGCACGCGCATGCCGTGCGTCATTGCTACCGCTGCGACACGGTGGTGGAGCCGCGCCTGTCCGATCAGTGGTTCGTGCGCATGCGTCCGCTCGCCGACAAGGCGCTCGACGTGCTGCGCGGTGGCCAGCTGCGCATTCTGCCGGATCGCTGGGAAGCGGTGTACGTGAACTGGCTGGAAGGCATTCGCGATTGGAATATCTCGCGTCAGATCTGGTGGGGACATCGCGTGCCTGTGTGGTACTGCGACAATCCCACCTGCGCGCAGGAGCCGATCGTGTCACGCACCGATGTCACGGCGTGTCCGTCGTGCCACGGCACGGTGCGTCAGGACGAGGACGTGCTCGACACTTGGTTCTCGTCGTGGCTGTGGCCCTTCTCGACGCTCGGCTGGCCCGATGAAACGCCGGACCTCAAGGCGTTCTACCCGGGCGACGTGCTGGTGACGGCGCCGGAGATTCTGTTCTTCTGGGTGTCGCGGATGGTGATGTCGGGGTGCTGGTTCCTCGATCAGACGCCGTTCCACACCGTGTATCTGCATGGTACGGTGCGCGACATGCAGCACAAGAAGATGTCGAAGTCGCTGGGCAACGGCATCGATCCGCTCGACGTGGTGAAGCTGTACGGCGCCGATGCGTTGCGGTGGACGATGACGGCCGGCCTCGGGCTCGGCGTCGACGTCATGCTCGATCCGAACGATCTCGAGAAGTCGTTCGCGCCAGGGCGCAACTTCTGCACGAAGCTCTGGAACATCGGACGCTTCCTGCTCTCACGCGTGGGCACCGAGCCGCTGCAGTCGCTGTCGTCGATCGCGCCCGAGCGACTCACTGCGGCCGACCAGTGGATCCTCGATCGTCTCGATCAGGCCATTCTCGACTGCGACGCCGCCCTGGGTCCGCCACGTCCGGCCAACGGACACACCTGGACGGAGGCTGAGCGCGGTCGCGGTCTGCGCTTGTCGGAGTACGCCGAGGCGGCGCGCCGATTCGTGTGGAACGAGCTGGCCGACTGGTATCTCGAGGCGCTCAAGCCGCGCCTGTACGCCACGGAGGGTGAGGATCGCGAAGTGGCGCGCACCGTGCTGGCGCATGCCTTCGACGGCGCCCTGCGGCTGCTTCAGCCGGTGGTGCCGTTCATTACCGAAGCGCTGTGGCAGCAGCTGCCGAACACGCCCGAAGGTGCGTTCCTCGCCCAGGCGGCGTGGCCGGTTTCGCGTCGGGCCGATGGCGCGGCCTCGGTCGGCGCTCAAGCGTTCGAGTACACCCGCGATGCGGTGCAGGCGATCCGCAGCGTGCGTTCGGAGTACAACGTGAATCCGGGCGCGTGGGTGGAGGCGATGCTGGTAGCTCCGGCAGGGATCGCGGAGCTGCTCGATGCGCAGCGCGACACGATTGGCTCGCTGGCGCGCGCGCGCGTGGCGATGGCATCGGAGAACCCCGGGGGCGCGTCGGCGCAGCTGTTGCTGCGTGACGGCGTGGAACTGGTCGTGCCGTTGGCCGGCATGGTGGATCTCGAGAAGGAGAAGCAGCGCTTGCAGGGAGAACTCACGCAACTCGAAACGCAGTTGAACGCGCTGGACGGTCGTCTGGCCAACGAGAAATTCGTGGCCAAGGCGCCGCCGGCGTTGGTGGAGGCGGAACGTGCCAAAGCCGAGGAGTGGCGGGCCCGCTGTGAGCTGATGCGCACCAAGCTCGGTACCTTCGGCGCGTGA
- a CDS encoding Ig-like domain-containing protein: MKTAMKAVALRAAALLLLTGCANQTAPPGGPPDLAPPLVLKVTPQDNAVGAKPKAVVLQFDEVISETPKGAKDIADLVFISPKSGVPKVDWGRSKIEIRPSNGWKPNTVYSVVIKRGLQDLRSNGIDSTIRLVFSTGGPIPTTRITGVAFDWAAGNGLSGALVEAIAPDSTTYQVVADSTGRYVLQYLPPGPYLLRAYGDRNTNRSLDPIEVWDSVSVTLTQSADIEFYGFAHDTVGLRVSEVTPLDSAVLKVVFDKPYAPGRLFGPEDVLIRRNDSTIVRVKAVQTIPERNLADSLRAKVRADSVARVAALRDSTPALRARTDSLARVKRADSLAAVARTEREARARAAARRGRPGAPIDTTPPPKLRRPLLYKEIYVTLDTVLEPQKQFRLTVSNLRSLSGTVRSPARTFTTPRAPKPDSTSDAAKRDSTKRDTTAVKR; this comes from the coding sequence GTGAAGACCGCGATGAAGGCCGTTGCGCTGCGGGCGGCCGCCCTGCTGCTGCTCACCGGTTGCGCCAATCAGACGGCGCCACCGGGGGGCCCTCCTGATTTGGCGCCGCCACTGGTACTGAAAGTGACGCCGCAGGACAACGCGGTCGGCGCCAAACCGAAGGCCGTCGTGCTGCAGTTCGATGAAGTGATCAGCGAAACGCCCAAAGGCGCGAAGGACATCGCCGATCTGGTGTTCATCAGTCCCAAGAGCGGCGTGCCCAAGGTGGACTGGGGACGTTCGAAGATCGAGATTCGCCCATCGAACGGCTGGAAGCCGAACACCGTCTACTCGGTGGTGATCAAACGCGGCCTGCAGGACCTGCGCAGCAACGGCATCGACAGCACCATTCGATTGGTGTTCAGTACCGGCGGACCGATTCCGACCACGCGCATTACCGGCGTGGCCTTCGATTGGGCGGCCGGCAACGGACTCTCGGGTGCGTTGGTCGAAGCCATCGCGCCCGACAGCACCACGTATCAGGTAGTCGCCGATTCCACGGGCCGGTACGTACTGCAGTATCTGCCACCCGGCCCGTACCTGTTGCGCGCGTATGGTGATCGGAACACCAATCGCAGTCTCGATCCCATCGAAGTGTGGGACTCGGTGAGCGTGACGCTCACGCAGTCGGCCGACATCGAGTTCTATGGCTTCGCCCACGACACCGTCGGCTTGCGCGTGTCGGAAGTGACGCCGCTCGACAGTGCCGTGCTGAAGGTGGTGTTCGACAAACCGTATGCACCCGGGCGGCTGTTCGGCCCCGAGGATGTACTGATCAGGCGCAACGATTCAACGATCGTGCGCGTGAAAGCCGTGCAGACGATTCCCGAGCGCAATCTGGCCGACTCACTGCGCGCGAAAGTGCGCGCCGACTCGGTGGCGCGCGTGGCGGCGTTGCGCGATTCCACGCCGGCGTTGCGCGCCCGTACCGATTCCTTGGCACGCGTCAAGCGCGCCGATAGCCTGGCCGCCGTGGCACGCACCGAGCGCGAGGCACGGGCCCGAGCGGCGGCGCGCCGAGGCCGCCCCGGTGCCCCGATCGACACGACGCCGCCGCCGAAGCTTCGTCGCCCGCTGCTGTACAAGGAGATTTACGTGACGCTCGACACGGTGCTCGAGCCGCAGAAGCAGTTCCGGCTCACCGTGAGCAACCTGCGCAGCCTCTCCGGCACGGTCCGCTCACCGGCGCGCACGTTCACCACGCCGCGCGCCCCGAAGCCCGACAGCACGAGCGACGCCGCGAAGCGCGACAGCACGAAACGCGACACCACAGCGGTCAAACGGTGA
- a CDS encoding HAD-IIIA family hydrolase, which produces MTASPSEHAPVPALFIDRDGTLIADAHYLADANRVQLIPGAAAAVAKANAAQVPVVVVTNQSGIARGLITTFQYEAVRDRTNALLSADGAAVLATYHCPHWGHPKEPCECRKPGLGMYREAAAAYALDLAHSAYIGDRWRDVQPALATGGIGILVPGIETPSADVEEARSALSARIFMADNILEAVSIALAMIGARPPLQSPSDAQ; this is translated from the coding sequence GTGACCGCGTCGCCCAGTGAGCACGCACCGGTTCCCGCGCTGTTCATCGACCGCGACGGGACGCTGATCGCCGATGCGCACTACCTCGCCGATGCCAATCGCGTGCAGCTGATTCCCGGCGCGGCGGCGGCCGTCGCCAAAGCGAATGCGGCACAGGTACCGGTGGTCGTCGTCACGAATCAGTCGGGCATCGCTCGCGGACTGATCACGACGTTTCAGTATGAGGCGGTCCGTGATCGAACGAATGCCTTGCTGAGCGCCGATGGCGCGGCGGTACTGGCCACCTACCACTGTCCGCACTGGGGACATCCCAAGGAGCCGTGCGAGTGCCGCAAGCCGGGCCTCGGCATGTATCGCGAAGCGGCCGCAGCCTATGCGCTCGACCTGGCGCACAGTGCGTATATCGGCGACCGGTGGCGCGACGTACAGCCGGCGCTGGCCACCGGCGGCATCGGCATCCTGGTACCCGGCATCGAGACGCCCTCGGCCGATGTAGAAGAAGCGCGGTCGGCCCTCTCCGCCCGCATCTTCATGGCGGACAACATTCTGGAGGCGGTGTCGATTGCGTTGGCGATGATCGGCGCCCGGCCGCCCCTGCAGTCACCATCGGACGCGCAGTAG
- the purN gene encoding phosphoribosylglycinamide formyltransferase, whose protein sequence is MTSQARISVLASGGGSNLQALIDHFAGPAANAGVLTFVASERESAGALDRARSARIATGVVDEPNDSDAILSLLDAAKTDVLVLAGYLKLVPAEVVRAFRGRILNVHPALLPSFGGPGMYGMRIHQAVLDHGATLTGVTVHFVDEHFDRGPIIAQWPVPVLPGDDATVLAARVLRTEHRLLPLCVAAVASGAIVLGEDGRVHGHLDIPVSVHAPEWRFGLAEDAAGPSLAFASDVARLFPR, encoded by the coding sequence ATGACATCACAAGCGCGTATCTCCGTGCTCGCGTCTGGCGGCGGATCCAACCTGCAGGCGCTCATCGACCACTTTGCGGGTCCCGCCGCCAACGCGGGCGTGCTCACCTTCGTGGCCTCTGAACGCGAGTCGGCGGGTGCGCTTGATCGCGCCCGCTCCGCCAGGATTGCCACGGGCGTGGTCGACGAGCCGAACGATAGCGATGCCATCCTCTCGCTGCTCGATGCCGCCAAGACCGATGTGCTCGTGCTGGCGGGCTATCTGAAGTTGGTGCCCGCGGAAGTCGTGCGCGCCTTCCGCGGACGCATCCTGAACGTGCACCCGGCGCTCCTGCCCTCGTTCGGCGGGCCCGGCATGTACGGGATGCGCATTCACCAGGCCGTGCTCGATCACGGTGCCACGCTTACCGGTGTCACCGTGCACTTCGTCGATGAGCACTTCGATCGAGGACCGATCATCGCGCAGTGGCCGGTGCCGGTGCTTCCCGGCGACGACGCGACGGTGTTGGCGGCGCGTGTGCTGCGCACCGAGCATCGCCTGCTCCCCCTGTGCGTCGCGGCCGTAGCATCGGGTGCGATCGTGCTCGGTGAAGACGGCCGCGTGCACGGACATCTCGACATCCCCGTGTCGGTGCATGCCCCTGAATGGCGTTTTGGGCTGGCCGAGGACGCCGCCGGTCCGTCGCTGGCATTTGCGTCTGATGTGGCGCGACTTTTTCCGCGCTGA
- the purH gene encoding bifunctional phosphoribosylaminoimidazolecarboxamide formyltransferase/IMP cyclohydrolase — MRALLSVSDKSGLVPFATGLAQKGYELVSTGGTAKVLRDAGLAVKDVSEITGFPEMLDGRVKTLHPVIHGGLLARRDVAEHMEAIKAHDIGTIDLVVVNLYPFRETAAKPKVHPEEVIENIDIGGPSMLRSAAKNFASVWVIVDPTDYAHVLAIVQSDGDDLAFRTLLAEKVYAHTSSYDSAIAQWFAQQRNEPFPDRFPIAFEKQQALRYGENPQQRAAFYVEKPGAGLGALVQKGGKELSFNNLLDLEGALLAIEPFADQPACAIIKHTTPCGVATGIDALSAYKKALACDPVSAFGSVIAFTVPVDVAAAEAISSLFVECIVAPSFSDAAVEILGRKKNLRVLEGRANWPKGGMDYKRVRGGLLVQDRAPAPMAPATWNVVTKRQPTTDEMVDLHFAWKSVASVKSNAIVLVHDGATIGIGAGQMSRVDASFLAVHKATSVGHVTEGAALGSDAFFPFRDGIDQAAAAGVKAIVQPGGSVRDAEVIAAADEHGIAMVFTGERLFRH, encoded by the coding sequence ATGCGCGCGCTGCTTTCCGTTTCCGACAAGTCTGGTCTCGTGCCCTTCGCCACCGGTCTCGCCCAGAAGGGCTACGAACTGGTCTCCACCGGCGGCACGGCCAAGGTTTTGCGCGACGCCGGCCTCGCCGTGAAGGACGTCAGCGAGATCACGGGCTTTCCGGAAATGCTGGACGGGCGTGTGAAGACGCTGCACCCGGTGATTCACGGCGGTTTGCTGGCGCGACGCGACGTGGCGGAGCACATGGAGGCGATCAAGGCACACGACATCGGCACCATCGACCTGGTCGTCGTGAACCTGTATCCGTTTCGCGAAACGGCGGCCAAGCCGAAGGTGCACCCGGAAGAGGTGATCGAGAACATCGACATCGGTGGACCGTCGATGCTGCGCTCGGCCGCGAAGAACTTCGCGTCGGTGTGGGTGATCGTCGACCCGACCGACTATGCGCATGTGCTGGCGATCGTGCAGTCTGATGGTGACGACCTCGCGTTCCGCACGCTGTTGGCGGAGAAGGTGTATGCGCACACGAGCAGCTACGATTCGGCGATCGCGCAGTGGTTCGCGCAGCAGCGTAACGAGCCGTTCCCCGATCGCTTTCCCATCGCCTTCGAGAAACAGCAGGCGTTGCGCTACGGCGAGAACCCGCAGCAGCGCGCGGCCTTCTACGTGGAGAAGCCGGGTGCCGGACTCGGTGCGTTAGTGCAGAAGGGCGGCAAGGAACTCTCGTTCAACAACCTGCTCGACCTTGAAGGTGCACTGCTCGCCATCGAGCCGTTCGCCGATCAGCCGGCATGCGCCATCATCAAGCACACCACGCCCTGTGGCGTGGCAACCGGCATCGACGCCCTCTCGGCGTACAAGAAGGCGCTGGCGTGTGATCCCGTGTCGGCCTTCGGCAGTGTAATCGCGTTCACCGTGCCGGTCGATGTGGCGGCGGCGGAAGCGATCTCCAGCTTGTTCGTCGAGTGTATCGTGGCGCCGTCCTTCTCCGATGCGGCCGTCGAGATTCTCGGGCGCAAGAAGAACCTGCGGGTGCTCGAAGGCCGCGCGAACTGGCCGAAGGGCGGCATGGACTACAAGCGCGTGCGCGGCGGCCTGTTGGTGCAGGATCGCGCGCCGGCGCCGATGGCGCCGGCTACGTGGAACGTGGTGACCAAGCGTCAGCCGACCACGGACGAGATGGTGGACCTCCACTTCGCCTGGAAGTCGGTGGCGAGTGTGAAGTCGAATGCGATCGTGCTCGTGCACGACGGCGCCACGATCGGTATTGGTGCCGGCCAGATGTCGCGCGTGGACGCCAGCTTTCTTGCGGTGCACAAGGCGACGAGTGTGGGCCATGTCACCGAGGGGGCGGCCCTGGGCTCCGACGCCTTCTTCCCGTTTCGCGACGGGATCGATCAAGCGGCGGCGGCTGGTGTAAAGGCTATCGTGCAGCCCGGTGGATCCGTGCGCGACGCGGAAGTCATCGCGGCCGCCGATGAGCATGGCATCGCGATGGTGTTCACTGGCGAGCGCCTGTTCCGCCACTAG
- a CDS encoding paraquat-inducible protein A has translation MTPRNKLAIALALVSLVLLWPGLVQPVLTIRATMELFGNTRELSNETRSVISAIQSLHNTGNNFVAGLIVLFSVLVPLIKAALLVPIFALRGSATSYRLYGVVQAMSKWSMADVFAVGMLIALLVGKGTANLSAVAGTGFYCFAAYCLLSNAAFQALKIEPPVPVAATSSGSTSSPFSARS, from the coding sequence ATGACTCCACGAAACAAACTTGCGATCGCGCTGGCGCTCGTGTCGCTGGTGCTGCTGTGGCCGGGACTCGTGCAGCCGGTGCTCACCATTCGCGCCACCATGGAGCTGTTCGGCAACACGCGCGAACTGTCCAACGAGACGCGCAGTGTGATCAGCGCCATTCAGAGCCTGCACAACACCGGCAACAATTTCGTAGCCGGCCTGATCGTGCTCTTCAGCGTGCTGGTGCCGCTGATCAAGGCGGCGCTGTTGGTCCCGATCTTCGCGCTGCGCGGCAGCGCGACGTCGTATCGGCTGTACGGCGTGGTACAGGCGATGAGCAAGTGGTCGATGGCCGACGTGTTCGCCGTCGGCATGCTCATCGCGCTGCTGGTCGGGAAGGGCACCGCCAATCTCTCGGCGGTGGCCGGCACCGGCTTCTACTGCTTCGCCGCGTACTGCCTGCTGTCGAACGCGGCGTTCCAGGCGCTCAAGATTGAGCCACCCGTGCCGGTGGCCGCTACTTCTTCGGGGTCGACTTCGAGTCCTTTCTCGGCGAGATCTTGA
- a CDS encoding aminotransferase class V-fold PLP-dependent enzyme, which yields MDKREFLRTVGGALGGASLGLLFSPAQLKAFSRLPVDELASRADFWDVLRAKYLVPADYIHLEHGYYSMQSQPVLERFIGHVRAVNAQSSRYMRTVQGTNKARVQARLATLAGCSPEELIITRNTTESLDTVISGFDWKAGDEAVMAVHDYGAMLDQFALMGRRWGIVNRKVTVPLDPRSDDEIVQVYANAITPRTRLLMVCHMINITGHVLPVKKICDMAHARGVPVMVDGAHAFAQLDFRMPDLGCDFYGASLHKWLGTPLGAGLLYVRRDAIEKLWPIYGDEGQPTNSIAKLNHTGTHPVHTDLAIEDAITFHEEIGIQRKEARLRWLQQYWTTKVRGVPRVRLFTPSDPARTGAIANVGIDGMKPGDLATALMDRFKIFTVAIDTAGVTGVRVTPQLFTTTAELDAFVRAITQLAA from the coding sequence ATGGACAAGCGCGAATTTCTCCGTACCGTGGGCGGCGCGCTGGGAGGCGCCTCTCTGGGCCTTCTGTTCAGTCCGGCCCAACTGAAAGCCTTTTCGCGCCTGCCAGTAGATGAGCTGGCTAGCCGAGCCGATTTCTGGGACGTGCTCCGCGCCAAGTATCTGGTCCCCGCCGACTACATCCACCTCGAGCACGGCTACTACTCCATGCAGTCGCAGCCGGTCCTGGAGCGGTTCATCGGCCATGTGCGGGCCGTGAACGCCCAGAGCTCGCGCTACATGCGCACGGTGCAGGGCACCAACAAGGCGCGTGTGCAGGCCCGCCTCGCGACATTGGCCGGATGTTCGCCCGAAGAGCTGATCATCACCCGTAACACGACCGAGTCCCTCGACACGGTGATCTCGGGTTTCGACTGGAAGGCCGGCGACGAAGCGGTGATGGCGGTGCACGATTACGGTGCCATGCTCGATCAGTTCGCGCTCATGGGCCGCCGATGGGGCATCGTGAATCGCAAGGTCACCGTTCCGCTCGACCCGCGTAGCGATGACGAGATCGTGCAGGTGTACGCCAACGCCATCACGCCCCGCACCCGTCTGCTGATGGTCTGTCACATGATCAATATCACGGGCCACGTGCTGCCGGTGAAGAAGATCTGCGACATGGCGCACGCGCGCGGCGTGCCCGTCATGGTGGACGGCGCCCATGCCTTCGCACAACTCGACTTCCGCATGCCCGACCTCGGCTGCGACTTCTACGGCGCCAGTCTGCACAAATGGCTTGGCACGCCGCTCGGGGCCGGCCTGCTGTATGTGCGTCGCGATGCCATCGAGAAGCTGTGGCCGATCTACGGTGACGAGGGACAGCCCACCAACAGCATCGCCAAGCTCAATCACACCGGCACGCATCCGGTGCACACCGATCTCGCCATCGAAGACGCGATCACCTTTCACGAGGAGATCGGCATTCAGCGCAAGGAAGCCCGCTTGCGCTGGCTGCAGCAGTACTGGACGACGAAGGTACGTGGTGTGCCGCGCGTGCGGCTGTTCACTCCGAGTGATCCGGCGCGCACGGGCGCCATTGCGAACGTAGGGATCGACGGCATGAAGCCGGGCGATCTCGCCACCGCGCTGATGGACCGCTTTAAGATCTTCACCGTGGCGATCGACACCGCCGGTGTGACCGGCGTGCGTGTCACGCCGCAGCTCTTCACGACGACCGCTGAACTGGATGCGTTCGTTCGTGCGATCACCCAGCTCGCCGCCTAG